Sequence from the Bicyclus anynana chromosome 2, ilBicAnyn1.1, whole genome shotgun sequence genome:
catttttaatatagtttgttggtaaacaatacaCATAAAGTAGAAATGTTGTGTAcaactgaaggaatttttcgaCAAAACACAGcttccatctatactaatattataaagctgaagagcttgaatgtttgcttgaacgcgctaatctcaggaactacaggtccgatttgaaaaattctttcagtgtcagatagcccatttatccccatattcctatgggaacgagaaccacatggatgaaaccgcgctgtgtcagctagtttatacatacaaatgcaGTTGGTCTGTCAACTTGCCACACAACCAAAGCCAAATAGATTGATTATAGTAAAAGCATTTAACAGTAACTACAACTGAACTAcagttgattttttatttattttattatacaactaATTTTCAAGAATACAACtacatattatgtagaaacTATAACAGTCACTAgtgaaccaaataaataaattaactacaaTTTGTTGATCAAATACAACACAAGTACATGTAAAAAATTACCCAtttttgttgtatgtgacaaagAAGCTCATAAATCTAAAAACATGGGATGAAATGAAAATCCTTTTTTCTATACATGTTATATGACATACCATCATCGTGGGAGACAGCACGGCTGGAGTGCCTCGCTGTGGATTGCTTTGTTGGGGTTGCTTTCTGGAAATTATGTACACAGATTATAAGCACTAATTGATGAACTTTCCATACATCTCCGGAGGCATCCAGGTGCATTAGTTTGCAATAATATTTGCCtaaatgaccaatattcacatTCCTCTCCATCTAGTTGGGAAAGACAGCAGGCAGGGATCAAACCATCtctcctcggtgatgagtccaaccacttcactgttgagctattgaggcgtTGAATGTATAGTAACTATGGCAAGAGGTTCTGCCTCCTACCATAGTCCATGTAGGCACATACTCTGGCacatagtccagtggatatgacctctgcctcagattcggAGGATGTAGGTTCTAATCCAGTCTGGGCATgtaactccaacttttcagttatgtgcattttaggatcAATAGGAATATTAGTAGACCTGCTGTATTAAGTACTAATTGCCGCatttttggtgtttttttttacatttattgtcAGTACTCTTGATCAACGAGATCACAAAATTTCAGGCTGATCGACTGAGAagttaaagtgtaacaaaaacatttaataaggATAACTCTAAAAGAAGTTCAAGAAATTAAACAAATCGTGTACAGACTGATATCTATCCAAATTAGAGTAAAAAACATACCAACTGTcctacagttttatttaaatcactgACGCTGATGGCTCCCAAGTAAATCCTGAAGGAAATCTCGATGTTCTTTATTTCTACAAGCGCTTTGGcatcaaacttttttttccatTCTGTTACTGCAACagtaaaaatttatgaaaatgttGAATTGGTTAAAAATCACtacttatttttcttttagttgTTTAAAAGTTGCAATTTACCAGCTTTATCAATTTTTGTTAGAGCTTCGACGTGTTCCGGAGCTTGTTCTTGTTTACGCACAGGCCGTTTTGTGCGTggcatttttattaattcattaatttattaaaaggttaaaataaacacaaaattataacttaaaatcaaaactaaatgCAAGGTAAAACAAAACCAAACCAAATggaactttttaaccgacgtccgacattttgaatttgaatttaagaaTCTACCACAGATACGAATAACAAAAGATACGAATCCAAGGAACATAAACGAATCTATCAAGTCAACCtatcaaagagtaaattatgGAATCTATATTCTCTATGCGATCGAAATCAgagctttgactatttagactatgaaCTTGTTTcgcactcagaccaattatggaaggacctgtatcgcactcatagtcacgaacaaaattgtctgtcattttctgaagaaaacgagcttagatttggtataaatcttatactaaactagaagtttttgcccgttttttacacaatgcaattacacaaaaaggtatttttacggagcttaCGAACACGATTACGTTGTAATATTACAAAGTAtatgatcgttgatcatatactttgacagaaaagtgacgcctagcgaggcaggtcctatacaataattggtctgagtgtttcgcacccaaattcaccagcAAAAATGTCTGTCGTTATAAATGGGGACgaagtaaactcacacatcgaaaatatttaacaccattatatggattctgtgtccatacaccacaagtatttaaacctaaatttcatcaaatttgtaataaaaacaatttataaaaagaatcgattcttttgacgaaacagccaaacatcgatcagtaatcgaatattctatgttttTAATCTGTGGACATTCTAAGCAAtgctaagcaatgtgtttgatATATCCCcctctcagactaattagataaagacctgcctcacaagacattatttttctgtcaaagtatatgatcaacgatcttatgcgattataaacactgtctatagaatcgatgtttcatagtttacaaccGTGTCCGttggttaaaaacctccgtaaaaatacctttttgtgtatttaaatgtgtaaaaaacaaacaaaaactgctagtttagtataagaaatgtatgaaatctaagctcgttttccttagaaaatggcagaaaattttgttcgtgaatttgggtgcgatactagtccttatgtatttagtctgaggtccCCCTCAataaacgacagacaattttgttcgtgaatttgagtgtgatgtatctccattttctaattcctctatggtgAGTATCAACGATTGTAGTCGttgttaattttcaatttttgacTTATGATGACAAGAatttttatagtataatatgtatgtatatagtatataaattcTATACTATAGAAGAAtttgtatagtataaaattaatatagaattttttatagtatgtatttaaatatttaattaaacattgtAATTAAAAGCTACACATATATTAGTGAGGTTTAAAAGAGCTAGAGTTCAAAGCCATAAagccaatttataaaaaaaggaatttaaTTGTCCAAGTTTCGTAtgtgtaaaattataatctgtGATTGTTATGATGAATAAAGAATGGCGGACGTTGTCATATTGAAATACTTGTTcacatttttacttttaaatgcttGCCAGGGTAAGTAATTGTGATAAAAAGTGTGTACTTCACAGTGGAAAAAGAAATGATATTTGTAGTGCAAGTTTTGTTGTGCAACGACTGCGGAAAGTGGTAGAAAAAGGCTCGCATTCATACACTAGCTTTAGACagagttttttattattgttttttggtAGGACGCAAACGTATGCGCGttgtttatttatcatttattactttattatatagTGCTTATTATAACAAACACCACGTTATTAATGTGAAACGAGAGTATGAAtaataatgtatgggaattaaAGCTTTTGTAGTATGTCAAGGAATTCTCTTGAATTATGATTGTGGGAGGACAGTAAGCTTTGTATATTCTCTTTCCTGGAAACTTGCCTTTGCACAAGTAATTTTGGGCCAAAACTACTGTAATGGTAATATAAGTTTAATTGTTTACTCCTTTCCATATgatataaagaaaatgtaaataagtCATAGTTAACATTCCTCAAtccagttttaaaataaattctttaactTTATTCTTTACTTGTTAAGCTTTTTTGATGACTTTCTTACACATTCCTAGTGCTATGTGTTTAAGGTGTAAGGACAAGCAAAATTGGTTTATTTGAATctctatacattttaaaaatatcatgtttatacaaaaaaaatgtgagcaTCTCGGGATGcttgacagaagtgataacttaaactaattgttttaattaattgaatctagttaattattaattttaattaataatcccCTCTATTGTAAggtagatttaaataacattttgacaAGTGTCAATTGTGCGAACTTCAGCTGTAACCCAATTGTGTGAAGTTCAACTGTAACCATCAATCTCCTAAAAGTGGATCAGAGACCAAAAaatgtccccactcaatgagtgctaaACATAACTtgttggcactcaattcaagtagtctcatttacaaattcaactttaaactcAATGTTTATGGTTGAATTTGTTGTGAAtctgggattttattgaataatggactatatttaaaggcatttaggtataattttctttaccaataattttaaaactgtcaaagcaaaattgtccagtttttaagtggaattttctacatgattgtgcgtccttttattataagaggtcaatgactgTAACACATGTTACCAAGCGGTTTACTCTCCCATAAGAAGATTTAGCACTTCAAAACTCTAAAAAGCTAAGAGCACAAACCAgatcataatttaatattatgttgttataaaatactaatgttTATCTTACAGCAGGTCTGTCAGGTTTTGATAACTTGGAACAAGTTGGAACTGCAGGCATACCGGCAGACAATCATGTCAAAGATGACCAAATGCCAGTTGAGAAAAAGAATATGGTACAGCAGCCCAGGTGAGAACTCTTATAAACTTCATTTTAAAAAGTGAAAGGCATTCTCTCTGTAAAATTTTGTCTTTGAagtaacaattttttaatttaaacttccTTGCACActcttcttttttaaataaaaaagatttgttatatcttttatatatgaccaatattcctgttcccctccaactagtcggtaaAGATTTTGTTAGAAATGAGTATAGCAGACAGAGCAACTATCACCACCTTTCAGGGATGTCTGACTCCTTTagcactgagctattgaggctgtaacTAAGTAATTAACTCTTAACTTGAGGAGTCAGCTGGTGAATGTGTTACGAATAATGAAATGAAGGCGAAAAGACGTTGATATGGACAGCTAAGGAAGTTGCACCTTTAGACCACCCAACTTATGTGTGGTCTAAAGGTGcagatagacttgagcattcacttgtaatgacaATGAGCATTTGTGCGAATGTTTCAGCGAGCAGATTTACTTGGAATGGAAACATCAAATGGAGCATTCGCTAAAATTCTCAAGattgttgaaaattttagtgaatgcTCCATTTGATTGAACTGAATAACTTGCCCAGCCAAGCACAGAGCTAAATAATGCTAATTGTTACGAATAACAAGTAGCATTATTAGCTCTGGGCTTGGCTGGGCAAGTTGTTCAATTcgtcaaatataaatattgcaaaTGCTCAaagttctgttacaagtgaatacTCAAGTCTAACAGCACATTAAAGCACActcgttcttttttttataacagttcacttttaaatttattgtaatttctattttattttcccTGCTGCAAAGAAGAAGAAAGTTTCAAAAAAGGTAATAATTTTGACTCTTTTCATACTTAATTGTACAACACACATATGTgtagatttgtttttttcttactTTAACAATGTGGCTATCAAATGAAAGGTGAAAAgactattacaaaaatatatacacactACACAGTTTTAACTACACAGCATCACTGCATGCGGCAACATAAAGTATTTAGtacaattttatataggtattgtgatcatacttgtttttctcttttcagtttaACACATTTGCTGCGGTACAGTCAATTGATTCAAGAGAATTCAATATGTCAACGGACCTCGTACCACatcacataaagttttagtataagATCAAAAAAACTGGAAACGCACCAGAGTAAAGTACATAAAAATcagtaccgcagcgaacgtgttaatatgCTTAAGCAGTcaggttttttgttttcatcAACATCTAAgtattcttattaaaaaaatattgtctttcCAGGTTCAAGTGTCACGTGTGCGAATCTGTCGAGTGCGGCGACAGCGCCGCGACAGTCGCGCCGCCGGCGTGCAGCTCGGCGCTGTACTGCTACAAGTCGACGGTGCGCGCGGCGGACGGCGCGCTGCAGCACTCGCGCGGCTGCGTCACGCACAGCGACCAGCACCAGCTGACGTGCTACAACAACCGCAACCAGCAGCTCAACATCTCGTGCTGCCAGGGCGACCTGTGCAACGACGGCGGCTTCCCCGCGCTGGCGCCGCCCGACATGGACGTGGAGCCGCTGGCGTCCGGCGCCTGGAAGCTGTGGCTCAGCGTGCCGCTGTCCGTGCTGGCCGTCAGCCTGGTCGGCGTGCTGGCGGTGTTCGCGCTGCGCAGGAGCCACCGGTGAGTCGCTGACACAGAACACACGGTGCATACTATGCAGCAAACCATTGTCCAAAACCGAGCTGGTAGCCTGGCTATCATATACTCTTAAGGCTTGTTCGGATtactttagcagtttagtcgagtagcgtaaaatTTAGCTGCTAAACGTGTCTGAACACCAAAAATTTAGTCAAGTAGGTTAGTAAATATATAGTTTAGTCGAATCAATCCATTGTactctaataaaataataaataaaatagccttttattttgaACAGCTTTTGGTTACATGAGTGTTGTttgatttaattgattatattatgtccCGCTGTTCAAAGTGTCTtctgacataggcctcctccagctgctTCCACTGCACCCTGTCAGCCGCAACTCTGGTCCAGCGTGGCCCCAGGGTCAGGCGGATGTCGTCCTCCCACCTTCTTATTGGACGTCCACGTTGTCTGGTACTGACCCTTGGGTACCAGAGTGTCACCTGCTTGCTTCATTTATCGGTTGTGCAGCGCAACATGTGTCCCGTCCAACGCCATTTCAAGAGGTCGATTCTAATGAGAACATCAGCGAGTTTTGTCCTATGTTTTATCTCACTTGAGGTGATCCTGTCCTTTAGTCTTATACTCAAAATACTTCGTTCCATTGCCCTCTGACACTTAGCTAACTTTTCTCTATGTTTTTGTGTCAGGGACCAAGTTTCGCTTCCGTATGTTATACAAAGTCTTCGCAAAAGTTATCCTAGAAAGAATTGCACAACAACTGAACGAGAATCAGCCTATAGAGCAGGCTGGATTTAGAAAAAACTACAGCACAATCGACCATATTCACACAATCAAACAAATTTTAGAAAAGAGCAAAGAGTACCAAAAGCctgtttatataattttcgtAGACTACTCTAAAGCATTTGATAGCTTGAATCACAACTACATTTGGTCAACACTAAAACAGCAAGGAGTGGACATCTGCTACATAAATGTCATGCAAAACATTTACAGACAAAGCAAAGGGAGTATAAAACTGGAAACGATAGGTAGCCCATTTCCTATAGACAGAGGTGTTAGACAAGGAGACCCACTGTCACCAAATCTGTTTTACTGCAGTGCTGGAGAATATCTTCAAACGCCTTGACTGGGCTGAATATGGTCTGAATATAAATGGCCGCCGCCTAAATCATTTGAGATTTGCAGACGATCTCATCTTGCTGGAAGAGGACCCATATAAAATACAGTAAAGAAGTAGGCCTTTTAATGAATActgcaaaaacaaaactaatgacTAACTCAAAAGAGGTTGATATAGTTCTGGATGGAAATAAGCTCGAGTATGTACAAGAGTATGTGTATTTGGGTCAGATAATTGCTCCTATAGACCAAATGTCAAAAGAAGTAAACAAGAGAATTGCTAGTGGGTGGAGAAAATACTGGTCACTAAAGGAAATAATGAaaagcaaagaaataaatatgtccATTAAGAGGAAAACCTTCAATACGTCATTGTACTCTACTCTACTATTAAACGAGCGAGTTGCGCCTCCTACCACACGTCCACGCTCTCTGGTTCATCTGCTAAACAAGTCTGATCCTGGCGAATTAGTCGAGTCCATTTTGTCCAGTTGCtactaaaatcataaaattatgtTTCGCTAAAGCGAAGAAACAACTatgaaatttgttacaaaatatttagacCATGAGTGTTCATGGAATGTTAAGTCCACAGAATaccgtaacaaacaaattaaacaatCAGCCTACTTAgatttaaaagtaaagtaaagtagtccgaactaggcttaagacatgtatacaaaattataatgtcTGAATCACTGAGATCCTGTTAAGCTACATAATTTCTTGTGCtttatttgtgtttaaaaataacaatgtttGCAGGTTACGCGTGTCGCGCGCCGCACAGAAGCTGGGCGCAGACTCCAATTACTTCCCCTCTATGTACAGCCAGCACGTCACCAGCGCATACTACGAAGGTGATATATGACGTTATACTATCACATCAGCCTGTATTTAATGGTCTGCTACAGGTCAAGCTTCCCTAGAAAACATTTGGGACTTAGACATGGGTGATATTATTTGAATATGCAACaattactattttaatataaaatttcattatagttgGCAAAATGATACTTTTCCTGGggatttgactttttttttttgttctattgatCTCGTGCGATCAGTCGATGGACTATGAGCAGAGGAGTTGTAGGGAGGTTTGGCGGTTAGAAGCAACTTTCCCCAGCAGGAGAAGCTTCATATATATGTATGTCATATGTGACTTTCAATCAAGAATTTGCCGTCTTTTCAAACGTCGAATCACCTGTGGTGTCGTTAACTGGcatttatttcatgtatatTTCATTATATGAAGCTCTCATACAAATCCAATATAGTTCCACAATTACCCACCAGTTGTTATCTGAACCATTGCAGATTGTGCTTTCTGATGTTTGAGGGTGTAACACCAACAAATTCCTTGCTCTATGCTGGGACTGAAAATTTCAAAGCTCAGACTAGAAGCTgcatatgctatatattattataggctCCAATGAAGGCGTTTCCTACTAGAATATTGTCTGCTTTATTAAGTTGCCATTTCAATTGATCTATCTTAATTTAGATcttgaatacattttttatacaatatgtatactTTTAGGCTAGTCAGCGATGTGTGTATTGtactaatatacatattaatttacttgaagGTGTGGAAGGGTCACAGAACGGCGGAGGGCTGCACGCGGTGGCGGCCGGCGACTCCACGCTGCGGGAGTACCTGGAGTGCTCCGTCACCAGCGGCTCGGGCTCCGGCCTGCCGCTCATGGTGCAGCGCACGCTCGCCAAGCAGGTCACGCTCATCGAGAGGATCGGCAAGGTGAGATCACCTGGACCTTGGACCTGCGCCAGAGAGATTGTCTTATCTTGAGAACTATGTTGGCAtgcagggccggcccgtccatacggcgaatgGAGTAGTCGCttcaggcgccaaatcctagagagcgcctaaatgatagtcctagtcaaccgtagacggtactgcgcctgattttcaattggtcaccccagagtatggtcgagatcttcgcgtaccattcttactttacactcataatttggtatgaGTGTAAAGGAGAGGAGGagaaacaggagaggcgccataattggatctcgctccattttaaaatttactttgggCCGGCGCTGTTGGCATGCAACAATTAACTGATATGAAATGAGTGTACTAGTAGAAGAAGAGGACTCAATGAACTCGTGGTCCGCAGGGGCGGTACGGCGAGGTGTGGCGCGGCTCGTGGTACGCCGACAGCGTGGCTGTGAAGATCTTCTTCTCGCGCGACGAGGCCAGCTGGCGCCGCGAGACGGAGATCTACAGCACAGTGATGCTGCGCCACGACAACATCCTCGCCTACGTCGGCAGCGACATGACCAGCAGGAACAGCTGCACGCAGGTACTACTTACTGTTGATTTGACAGCTTGACTTGGGGAGGATAGCTGGTGGAAGACGTTGATGTAATCGAGCGAGGCTTTTAatatgcgtgctgccatctacaagCATAGTCAAacagtgtttgtttatttaactaCCGGTAGATGGCGTTGTTACAGAACTTTGAAACTAtccctttttgtttttttgtaagaaCTTGTAGCGTTGCAGTTATGCTCATAAATGGCgctttttttaaagaagttttacttcagttgtgtggCCTATAGtatacttgtttttttaattttatttagtattttatgtatGCTTACAGTTATGGCTGATAACgttatatgtatagatgtaaATATAACCAAAGTGCAGTAATGAAGACTTGTTTCGTTACAGTTGTGGCTGATAACGCACTTCCACCCGCTGGGCTCGCTGTAC
This genomic interval carries:
- the LOC112056596 gene encoding activin receptor type-1 isoform X1 — encoded protein: MADVVILKYLFTFLLLNACQAGLSGFDNLEQVGTAGIPADNHVKDDQMPVEKKNMVQQPRFKCHVCESVECGDSAATVAPPACSSALYCYKSTVRAADGALQHSRGCVTHSDQHQLTCYNNRNQQLNISCCQGDLCNDGGFPALAPPDMDVEPLASGAWKLWLSVPLSVLAVSLVGVLAVFALRRSHRLRVSRAAQKLGADSNYFPSMYSQHVTSAYYEGVEGSQNGGGLHAVAAGDSTLREYLECSVTSGSGSGLPLMVQRTLAKQVTLIERIGKGRYGEVWRGSWYADSVAVKIFFSRDEASWRRETEIYSTVMLRHDNILAYVGSDMTSRNSCTQLWLITHFHPLGSLYEHLSRSTLTRHQMMLICLSIVNGLLHLHTDIHGTQGKPAIAHRDIKSKNILVKVNGECCIADLGLAVTRQHVAAELTHNPRQGTKRYMSPEALDQSMNVRCFEAYRKCDVYALALVLWEVTRRVAPAREHRAPFSELAPADPSFDDMRKIVCTDNARPAPPDDPHPTMVGMASLMRECWHQNASVRLPALRIKKTLLKLAAADCAVRLQHDDEVYV
- the LOC112056596 gene encoding activin receptor type-1 isoform X2, encoding MADVVILKYLFTFLLLNACQGLSGFDNLEQVGTAGIPADNHVKDDQMPVEKKNMVQQPRFKCHVCESVECGDSAATVAPPACSSALYCYKSTVRAADGALQHSRGCVTHSDQHQLTCYNNRNQQLNISCCQGDLCNDGGFPALAPPDMDVEPLASGAWKLWLSVPLSVLAVSLVGVLAVFALRRSHRLRVSRAAQKLGADSNYFPSMYSQHVTSAYYEGVEGSQNGGGLHAVAAGDSTLREYLECSVTSGSGSGLPLMVQRTLAKQVTLIERIGKGRYGEVWRGSWYADSVAVKIFFSRDEASWRRETEIYSTVMLRHDNILAYVGSDMTSRNSCTQLWLITHFHPLGSLYEHLSRSTLTRHQMMLICLSIVNGLLHLHTDIHGTQGKPAIAHRDIKSKNILVKVNGECCIADLGLAVTRQHVAAELTHNPRQGTKRYMSPEALDQSMNVRCFEAYRKCDVYALALVLWEVTRRVAPAREHRAPFSELAPADPSFDDMRKIVCTDNARPAPPDDPHPTMVGMASLMRECWHQNASVRLPALRIKKTLLKLAAADCAVRLQHDDEVYV